A portion of the Nitrospirae bacterium CG2_30_53_67 genome contains these proteins:
- a CDS encoding L-seryl-tRNA(Sec) selenium transferase, which produces MNQGNKKLRNLPAVETVLNAPDIQQALKETPRWLILDAIRSVLNRIREKILSGFPMSDEETGLMMIIPLVMESMKTLGRCRLRPVINATGVVIHTNLGRSVLSQETMDHVAEVSSRYSNLEYDLETGRRGSRESHVEEILCRLSGSESALVVNNNAGAVLLALNTLAEDKEVIVSRGQLVEIGGSFRIPDVIRKSGCTLIEVGTTNKTHPRDYRNAVSPKTACLLRVHLSNFEMKGFVLEVSRKEIKEIALEFDLPLVEDLGSGSLIDLSEYGLKKEPTVQESIDEGVDLVTFSGDKLLGGPQAGILAGKKAILDKIKKNPLTRALRVDKMTLAALESTLREWMDPGQALKRIPALRMMTLPAGELKFRAEKLSAMIRSRIGDALVIEVEQDVSEVGGGASPEAAIPTWVVSLYSSKVSVNEIEESFRFADPPVIGRIRKNRFILDVRTVQDHDLEEIAVAAEEAMGAKE; this is translated from the coding sequence GTGAATCAAGGAAACAAAAAACTTCGGAATCTACCCGCCGTTGAAACCGTCCTGAATGCCCCGGACATCCAGCAGGCGCTCAAGGAAACGCCGAGATGGCTGATCCTGGATGCCATACGGAGTGTCCTCAACCGGATCCGTGAGAAAATCCTCTCCGGATTTCCGATGTCCGATGAGGAAACCGGCCTGATGATGATCATTCCGCTCGTCATGGAGTCCATGAAGACCCTGGGGCGCTGCCGACTCCGGCCGGTGATCAACGCGACGGGCGTGGTCATCCATACCAATCTTGGCCGCTCGGTCCTATCCCAGGAGACCATGGACCATGTAGCGGAAGTCTCGTCCCGATATTCCAACTTGGAGTATGATCTTGAAACAGGGAGACGCGGCTCGCGCGAGAGCCACGTGGAAGAGATCCTCTGCCGGCTCTCCGGCAGCGAGTCGGCCCTGGTGGTCAACAACAATGCCGGCGCCGTACTCCTTGCGTTGAACACCCTGGCCGAGGACAAAGAGGTCATCGTTTCCAGGGGCCAGCTCGTGGAGATCGGCGGCTCATTCCGGATCCCTGACGTGATCAGGAAATCCGGCTGCACCCTGATCGAAGTGGGGACCACAAACAAGACCCACCCCAGGGATTACCGGAATGCCGTCAGCCCGAAAACCGCCTGCCTGCTCAGGGTCCATTTGAGCAACTTTGAAATGAAAGGGTTTGTCCTGGAGGTCTCCCGCAAAGAGATCAAGGAGATCGCCCTCGAATTCGACCTCCCGCTCGTGGAGGATCTGGGGAGCGGGAGCCTGATCGACCTCTCTGAATACGGATTAAAAAAGGAACCCACGGTGCAGGAATCCATTGACGAAGGTGTCGATCTGGTGACGTTCAGCGGGGATAAGCTTCTGGGCGGGCCGCAGGCCGGGATCTTGGCCGGCAAGAAAGCCATCCTCGACAAAATCAAAAAAAACCCGCTCACCAGGGCCCTGCGGGTCGATAAGATGACCCTTGCGGCCTTGGAATCGACCTTGCGGGAATGGATGGACCCAGGCCAAGCCCTGAAACGGATCCCCGCACTGAGAATGATGACCCTGCCGGCCGGCGAGCTGAAATTCAGGGCCGAAAAACTTTCGGCGATGATCCGATCCAGAATTGGAGACGCCCTGGTTATCGAGGTCGAGCAGGATGTCTCCGAGGTCGGCGGCGGCGCCTCACCGGAAGCCGCCATCCCGACTTGGGTGGTCTCCCTTTACTCATCGAAGGTTTCTGTAAACGAGATCGAAGAGTCCTTCCGCTTTGCCGATCCCCCGGTCATCGGACGGATTAGAAAAAACCGATTCATTCTGGACGTGAGAACGGTTCAGGACCATGACCTCGAGGAGATCGCCGTCGCAGCGGAAGAGGCCATGGGTGCAAAAGAGTAG
- a CDS encoding twin arginine-targeting protein translocase TatC, which translates to MIEDKKMPLTEHLVELRSRLIKMTICIVAASIVCYIFRFQILEFVQAPIKKSMKNEPLRYFSLMEPFLVHIKVSVYAGLFFSIPVILYQMWMFVAPGLLEKERKYVLPFIIMGSLFFLLGAGLCYLVILPYGTEFFLSFDPTLQSTINIASYISFYISMTLVFGFVFQLPLIMVVLSRIGFVTSQGLAKKRRHAIVIIFIVAAILTPPDPVSQTCMAIPLVIMYELSIYLTRIFGRKIPETKSAALERRT; encoded by the coding sequence ATGATTGAAGACAAAAAAATGCCCCTGACCGAACACCTGGTGGAACTCCGCTCCAGGCTGATCAAGATGACGATCTGCATCGTGGCCGCCTCAATCGTATGCTATATCTTCCGATTCCAAATCCTGGAGTTTGTCCAGGCGCCGATCAAGAAATCCATGAAAAACGAGCCGCTCAGGTATTTTTCCCTGATGGAACCCTTCCTTGTCCATATCAAGGTATCGGTCTACGCCGGTCTTTTCTTCTCGATCCCGGTCATCCTCTACCAGATGTGGATGTTTGTGGCGCCGGGGCTCCTGGAGAAAGAAAGAAAATATGTCCTGCCGTTTATCATCATGGGGAGCCTCTTCTTCCTGCTCGGCGCAGGCCTTTGCTACCTGGTCATCCTCCCCTATGGAACCGAGTTCTTTCTCAGCTTTGATCCCACACTTCAGTCCACCATCAATATTGCAAGCTATATCAGTTTCTATATCTCGATGACCCTGGTTTTCGGGTTCGTCTTCCAACTCCCCTTGATCATGGTCGTTCTGAGCAGAATCGGATTCGTGACCTCCCAGGGGCTGGCCAAAAAAAGAAGACACGCCATCGTCATCATCTTCATCGTGGCAGCGATCCTCACCCCTCCGGACCCGGTGAGCCAGACCTGTATGGCCATCCCTCTCGTCATCATGTACGAACTCAGCATCTATCTGACCCGGATCTTCGGAAGAAAGATCCCGGAAACCAAGAGCGCCGCACTCGAACGCCGGACATGA